In Xylocopa sonorina isolate GNS202 chromosome 3, iyXylSono1_principal, whole genome shotgun sequence, one genomic interval encodes:
- the LOC143433522 gene encoding pyridoxal phosphate phosphatase PHOSPHO2, whose translation MHRSKLVAFDFDHTIANDNTDIVARKLLPKDKLPDSVKDLYRSNGWITYMGKIFELLHSNSIDIKQIKNAIANIPIVPGIDTLLKELHSRGCEIIIISDSNTLFISEWLKSKNLNDFIIEIFTNPAQIDDNGLIKLDMYHVQNSCKLSTVNLCKGQILEDYIKKRNDEGVHFNRIAYVGDGKNDLCPILRLSEQDVAFPREDYTLMKILNDAATYQIPKINARVFPWNDGVQILKILEEEFSLS comes from the coding sequence ATGCATCGGTCTAAACTCGTCGCATTCGACTTTGATCATACGATTGCCAATGACAATACCGATATCGTGGCTCGAAAGCTGTTGCCCAAGGATAAATTGCCAGACAGTGTCAAGGATTTATATCGTTCTAATGGTTGGATTACTTATATGGGGAAGATATTTGAATTGTTGCACAGCAATTCCAtcgatataaaacaaattaAAAATGCTATCGCTAACATACCGATTGTGCCGGGTATTGACACACTACTGAAAGAATTACATTCCCGAGGTTGCGAAATCATCATTATAAGCGACTCGAATACATTATTTATTAGCGAATGGTTGAAAAGTAAAAATTTAAATGATTTTATCATTGAAATATTTACAAATCCCGCGCAAATCGATGACAACGGTTTGATAAAACTAGATATGTATCATGTACAAAATTCTTGCAAGTTAAGTACCGTAAATTTGTGTAAAGGACAAATTTTAGAGGATTAcataaagaaaagaaacgatGAAGGTGTACATTTCAATCGAATAGCGTATGTCGGAGATGGGAAAAATGATCTCTGCCCAATTTTGCGACTTTCGGAACAAGACGTAGCGTTTCCTCGAGAAGATTATACGCTTATGAAAATTTTAAACGATGCTGCAACTTACCAGATTCCAAAAATAAATGCACGTGTATTTCCATGGAATGATGGtgtacaaattttaaaaatattagaGGAAGAATTCAGCCTTTCTTAA